Proteins encoded within one genomic window of Triticum aestivum cultivar Chinese Spring chromosome 2D, IWGSC CS RefSeq v2.1, whole genome shotgun sequence:
- the LOC123054050 gene encoding SH3 domain-containing protein 2, producing MEALWKQASRLKEQVARQGVFKQFGAGGYGNSDNAFTDESEVKLHQRLEKLYLSTRAAKHFQRDVVRGVEGYIVTGSKQVEIGNKLSDDSQKYGIENTCTSGNTLSRAATYYGKARSLIEKERGNMLKAFGTQVAEPLRAMVMGAPLEDARHLAQRYDRIRQEADAQVVEVSRRQSRVRESAGNSDVISKLEAAEYKLEELKSNMVGLGKEAVSAMAAVEGQQQRLTLQRLIAMVEAERTYHQKVLEILDHLEEEMVSERQKIEAPPPPAAESFMSPPPPSYDEVNGMFASTSADQAVNSVDFFLGEALDSFEAESEFELNLSVGDIVIVRKISSNGWAEGECKGKAGWFPHAYVERRERVLASKVPHIF from the exons ATGGAGGCGCTGTGGAAGCAGGCCTCCAGGCTCAAGGAGCAGGTCGCGCGCCAG GGTGTGTTTAAGCAGTTTGGGGCTGGTGGCTATGGAAATTCTGATAATGCATTCACAGACGAGTCAGAAGTTAAACTACATCAGAGATTGGAAAAACTTTACTTATCCACTCGTGCTGCCAAA CATTTTCAAAGGGACGTCGTTCGGGGTGTGGAGGGCTACATAGTGACAGGATCTAAGCAAGTGGAGATAG GGAACAAATTGTCTGATGATAGCCAGAAATATGGCATTGAAAACACATGTACAAGTGGTAATACTTTATCCAGAGCTGCTACGTACTATGGAAAGGCGCGTTCACTGATAGAAAAGGAACGCGGGAACATGCTGAAAGCATTTGGTACTCAG GTGGCAGAGCCTCTACGGGCAATGGTAATGGGTGCCCCTCTAGAGGATGCTAGACATCTAGCCCAGAGATATGACAGAATAAGGCAAGAAGCTGATGCTCAG GTCGTTGAAGTTTCAAGGCGTCAAAGCAGAGTAAGAGAATCAGCTGGGAATAGCGACGTGATATCAAAGTTGGAGGCAGCTGAGTATAAACTTGAAGAACTGAAGTCAAACATGGTGGGATTAGGAAAGGAAGCGGTTTCAGCTATGGCTGCAGTAGAGGGGCAGCAGCAAAGATTGACATTACAACGCCTGATTGCGATG GTTGAGGCCGAGAGAACTTATCATCAGAAAGTCCTGGAGATCCTTGACCATTTGGAAGAAGAA ATGGTGTCTGAGCGCCAAAAAATCGAAGCACCTCCACCCCCTGCAGCAGAGAGTTTTATGTCACCGCCACCACCATCATATGACGAAGTTAATGGCATGTTTGCCTCCACTTCTGCTGATCAGGCAGTTAACTCTGTCGACTTCTTCCTGGGAGAG GCGCTCGATTCCTTCGAGGCTGAGAGTGAGTTTGAGCTTAACTTATCAGTTGGCGACATCGTTATCGTCCGGAAG ATATCAAGCAACGGTTGGGCGGAAGGTGAATGCAAGGGAAAAGCAGGATGGTTCCCACATGCTTATGTCGAAAGACGCGAGCGTGTTCTGGCGAGCAAGGTCCCGCATATTTTCTAG